The following coding sequences are from one Pseudomonas mendocina window:
- a CDS encoding hybrid sensor histidine kinase/response regulator has protein sequence MTPDQMRDASLLDLFRLEAEAQKQVLDTGLLILERDPTNASQLEACMRAAHSLKGAARIVGLDNGVLVAHAMEDLLVAAQEGLLRLLPDHIDALLQGSDLLLRIGQTQQDAELDARVETLTTRLQVLLGNAVPALRTQAGSSNALHAEHEQTQVVPNTPGTPTDSGVEERTSRVLRVSAERFDHLIDLSGKSLVEFQRTKPLSESLYRLKRQQESARRTLETLREHLLGSEQDATAQALFNESRNLLIECQQQLQAHQELFDDFVWHGGQRTQQLYDLALASRMRPFADVLAGQTRMLRDLGRSLGKQVRLEIEGENTQVDRDVLERLEAPLTHLLRNAVDHGIEPPALRTRKGKEEEGRVLLRARHHAGMLVLEVSDDGAGVDLQRVAQAVVKRRFASAEQVEQMTEEELLSFLFLPGFSMSQQVTEVSGRGVGLDVVQHEIRRMRGNVRLLQRPDEGCLFHLELPLTLSVVRALVVTIGGEAYAFPLAQIERMLRLPRSAIVQLEGRQHFWLDDEHVGLISAAQLLQCAEKQGEEDSIPIVLIRDREQYHGLAVEDFLGEFTLVLMPLDPRLGKVRDVAAGALLHDGTPVLVLDVDDLLNSVGKLLGDGHLDRVDHSSNARQAVSKRVLVVDDSLTVRELERKLLLSRGYQVSVAVDGMDGWNALRAEAFDLLITDIDMPRMDGIELVTQVRQDPRLRSLPVMVVSYKDREEDRRRGLEAGADYYLAKASFHDEALLDAVQTLIGEARE, from the coding sequence GTGACACCGGATCAGATGAGGGACGCATCGCTGCTCGACCTGTTCCGCCTGGAAGCCGAGGCGCAGAAACAGGTACTCGACACCGGCCTGCTGATACTCGAGCGCGACCCGACCAACGCCAGCCAGCTGGAGGCGTGCATGCGTGCCGCGCACTCGCTCAAGGGCGCCGCGCGTATCGTCGGCCTGGACAACGGCGTGCTGGTCGCCCACGCCATGGAAGACCTTTTGGTCGCCGCACAGGAAGGCCTGCTGCGCCTGCTGCCCGATCATATCGATGCGCTGCTGCAAGGCTCCGACCTGCTGCTGCGCATTGGCCAGACGCAACAGGACGCCGAGCTGGATGCCCGGGTGGAAACCCTCACCACGCGCCTGCAAGTGCTGCTCGGCAACGCCGTGCCGGCCTTACGCACGCAAGCGGGCAGCAGCAACGCATTGCACGCGGAACATGAACAAACCCAGGTGGTGCCCAACACCCCTGGCACACCCACCGACTCCGGTGTCGAGGAGCGCACCAGCCGCGTATTGCGCGTATCGGCCGAGCGCTTCGACCACCTGATCGACCTGTCCGGCAAATCGCTGGTGGAATTCCAGCGCACCAAACCGCTGAGCGAATCGCTGTACCGCCTCAAACGCCAGCAGGAGTCGGCCCGACGCACACTGGAAACCCTGCGCGAACATCTGCTCGGCAGCGAACAGGACGCCACCGCGCAGGCCCTGTTCAACGAAAGCCGCAATCTGCTGATCGAATGCCAACAGCAGTTACAGGCTCACCAGGAACTGTTCGACGACTTCGTCTGGCACGGAGGGCAACGTACCCAGCAGCTCTATGACCTGGCCCTGGCCTCGCGCATGCGCCCCTTCGCCGATGTGCTCGCCGGGCAGACACGCATGTTGCGTGATCTCGGCCGCTCGCTGGGCAAGCAGGTACGCCTGGAGATCGAAGGCGAGAATACCCAGGTCGACCGCGACGTGCTGGAGCGTCTGGAAGCCCCATTGACCCACCTGCTGCGCAACGCCGTCGACCATGGCATCGAGCCGCCAGCCCTGCGCACGCGCAAAGGCAAGGAAGAAGAAGGCCGGGTGCTGCTGCGTGCCCGCCACCATGCCGGCATGCTGGTGCTGGAGGTCAGCGATGATGGCGCAGGGGTCGACCTGCAGCGCGTCGCCCAGGCCGTGGTGAAACGTCGCTTCGCCTCGGCCGAGCAGGTCGAGCAGATGACCGAGGAAGAGCTGCTGTCCTTCTTATTCCTGCCGGGCTTCAGCATGAGCCAGCAGGTCACCGAAGTCTCCGGCCGCGGCGTCGGCCTTGACGTGGTGCAGCACGAGATTCGTCGCATGCGCGGTAACGTGCGCCTGCTGCAACGGCCCGACGAGGGCTGCCTGTTCCACCTCGAGTTGCCGTTGACGTTATCGGTGGTACGCGCGCTGGTAGTCACCATTGGCGGTGAAGCCTACGCCTTCCCGCTGGCGCAGATCGAACGCATGCTGCGCCTACCGCGCAGCGCCATCGTCCAGCTCGAAGGGCGCCAGCATTTCTGGCTGGATGACGAACATGTCGGCCTGATCTCGGCGGCGCAGTTGCTGCAGTGCGCAGAAAAACAGGGCGAAGAAGACAGCATCCCGATCGTGCTGATTCGCGACCGCGAGCAATACCACGGCCTCGCCGTGGAGGACTTCCTTGGTGAGTTCACCTTGGTGCTGATGCCGCTCGATCCGCGTCTGGGCAAGGTACGCGACGTCGCCGCAGGCGCCTTGCTGCATGACGGCACCCCGGTGCTGGTTCTCGATGTCGATGACCTGCTCAATTCGGTGGGCAAGTTGCTCGGCGACGGTCACCTGGATCGGGTCGACCACAGCAGCAATGCTCGCCAGGCCGTGAGCAAGCGCGTGCTGGTGGTGGACGACTCGCTAACCGTGCGCGAGCTGGAACGCAAGCTGCTGCTCAGCCGCGGTTATCAGGTCTCGGTTGCAGTGGATGGCATGGATGGCTGGAACGCCCTGCGCGCCGAGGCCTTCGATCTGCTGATCACCGATATCGACATGCCGCGCATGGATGGCATCGAACTGGTGACGCAGGTGCGCCAGGATCCACGCCTGCGCTCACTGCCGGTGATGGTGGTGTCGTACAAGGATCGCGAAGAGGATCGCCGCCGCGGCCTGGAGGCCGGCGCCGATTATTACCTGGCCAAGGCGAGCTTCCATGACGAAGCCCTGCTGGACGCTGTACAGACCCTGATAGGTGAGGCACGCGAATGA
- the mpl gene encoding UDP-N-acetylmuramate:L-alanyl-gamma-D-glutamyl-meso-diaminopimelate ligase: protein MHIHILGICGTFMGSLAVLAKELGHRVTGSDANVYPPMSTQLEAQGIELMQGYDPAHLQPAPDLVVVGNAMSRGNPAVEYVLNKGLPYVSGPQWLADHVLQGRWVLAVAGTHGKTSSSSMLAWVLEHAGMSPGFLIGGVPQNFGISARLGDTPFFVVEADEYDSAFFDKRSKFVHYRPRTAILNNLEFDHADIFPDLAAIERQFHHLVRTIPGEGLVIHPASESALARVIEMGCWTKVETTGEGGQWQARLLAADGSRFEVSFDGKVEGTVEWNLTGQHNVANALAVLAAARHVGVVPALGIEALSKFINAKRRMEKVAEVNGVTIFDDFAHHPTAIATTLDGLRKRVGEETQVIAVIEPRSNSMKLGAHRDGLAESAEQADAVFWYAPPNLGWDLAATVVQARNPTRVCDSLESIIDGVKALARPGTQVVIMSNGGFGGLHGKLAKALS from the coding sequence ATGCACATCCATATTCTCGGCATCTGCGGCACCTTCATGGGGTCGCTGGCCGTTCTGGCCAAGGAACTCGGCCATCGCGTCACGGGCTCCGATGCCAATGTCTACCCGCCCATGAGCACTCAGCTGGAAGCTCAGGGCATCGAGTTGATGCAGGGTTATGACCCGGCGCACCTGCAGCCGGCACCGGATCTGGTGGTGGTGGGCAACGCCATGAGCCGCGGCAACCCGGCAGTGGAATATGTGCTGAATAAAGGCCTGCCGTATGTCTCGGGCCCGCAGTGGCTGGCGGATCATGTACTGCAAGGTCGCTGGGTGTTGGCGGTGGCCGGTACCCATGGCAAGACCAGCAGTTCGAGCATGCTCGCCTGGGTACTGGAACACGCCGGTATGAGCCCGGGTTTTCTGATCGGTGGTGTACCGCAGAACTTCGGTATCTCCGCACGCCTGGGTGATACGCCGTTCTTCGTGGTCGAGGCTGACGAGTACGACAGCGCCTTCTTCGACAAGCGCAGCAAGTTCGTTCATTACCGTCCGCGTACTGCGATTCTGAATAACCTGGAGTTCGACCACGCCGACATCTTCCCGGATCTGGCGGCGATCGAACGGCAGTTCCATCATCTGGTACGCACCATCCCTGGCGAAGGCCTGGTGATTCATCCCGCTAGCGAAAGCGCGCTGGCGCGGGTGATCGAGATGGGCTGCTGGACGAAGGTCGAGACCACTGGCGAAGGCGGTCAATGGCAGGCGCGTCTGCTCGCTGCCGATGGCTCGCGCTTCGAGGTGAGCTTCGACGGCAAGGTCGAAGGCACCGTGGAATGGAACCTGACCGGCCAGCACAACGTCGCCAACGCCCTGGCCGTGTTGGCAGCGGCGCGTCACGTCGGCGTGGTGCCGGCGCTCGGCATCGAAGCACTGAGCAAGTTCATCAACGCCAAGCGGCGTATGGAAAAGGTCGCCGAAGTGAATGGCGTGACGATTTTCGATGACTTCGCCCATCACCCGACGGCCATTGCCACGACGCTGGATGGCCTGCGCAAGCGCGTTGGGGAAGAGACTCAGGTGATCGCGGTGATCGAGCCGCGCTCCAATTCGATGAAGCTTGGCGCCCATCGTGACGGTCTGGCGGAGTCCGCCGAACAGGCCGACGCGGTGTTCTGGTACGCGCCGCCCAACCTCGGCTGGGATCTGGCTGCGACCGTCGTACAGGCGCGCAACCCGACTCGTGTGTGCGATTCGCTGGAGTCGATCATCGACGGTGTGAAGGCTTTGGCGCGTCCTGGCACTCAGGTGGTGATCATGAGCAATGGTGGCTTCGGCGGCCTGCACGGCAAGCTGGCCAAGGCCCTTTCATAA
- a CDS encoding methyl-accepting chemotaxis protein, protein MMNLTVRNRIIASFVLIITILVLLAGVSHLRLLKIEGEANGIRSESIPGVYFTSKAQGIWAGHMLDTRRLLLRFADEGAPALLDSYREQFTASEQAFDEQFGHYMNTVTDEKERALAEQFRQQQRLYLNRQGQLLDSLLTTDLRQARQFSAERVFPEWEKGRDLLGELIELNRTQADAAALEIRNAVRVLEVGMLIAILLAIFASAVCGWLLMRAITEPVERIVNTLKVLESGDLSVKLDLHRRDEFNAIELGFNSMVGELKNLVGNAQRSAVQMTTSVTEIAATSRQQQATATETAATTTEIGATSREIAATSRDLVRTMGEVSDNAEQTSILAGTGQLGLARMEEIMHQVMGAADVVNGKLSILNEKAGNITQVVTTIVKVADQTNLLSLNAAIEAEKAGEYGKGFAVVAVEVRRLADQTAVATYDIEQMVREIQSAVSAGVMGMDKFSEEVRRGIGEMTQMGDQLSQIIQQVQALAPRIQMVNEGMQAQSTGAEQINQALVQLSEASSQTVDSLRQAGAAIDELNQVANNLRVGVSRFKV, encoded by the coding sequence ATGATGAACCTGACCGTACGCAACCGAATCATTGCCAGCTTCGTGCTGATTATCACCATCCTGGTTCTCCTGGCAGGGGTTTCCCACTTGCGGCTGTTGAAGATCGAGGGCGAAGCCAACGGTATCCGTAGCGAGTCGATTCCCGGCGTTTACTTCACCAGCAAGGCACAGGGCATCTGGGCTGGACACATGCTCGACACCCGTCGCCTGTTACTGCGTTTCGCCGATGAAGGGGCTCCGGCCCTGCTCGACAGCTACCGTGAGCAGTTCACTGCAAGCGAGCAGGCGTTCGACGAGCAGTTCGGCCACTACATGAATACCGTGACCGATGAAAAGGAACGGGCTCTGGCCGAGCAGTTCCGCCAACAACAGCGCCTGTATCTGAACCGTCAGGGCCAGTTGCTCGATAGCCTGCTGACCACCGACCTGCGCCAGGCACGCCAATTCAGTGCCGAGCGTGTATTCCCCGAGTGGGAAAAAGGTCGAGACCTGCTGGGCGAGTTGATCGAGTTGAACCGTACCCAGGCCGACGCTGCCGCATTGGAGATTCGTAATGCCGTGCGCGTTCTGGAAGTGGGCATGCTGATCGCCATTCTGCTGGCCATCTTCGCCTCGGCCGTTTGCGGCTGGCTGTTGATGCGCGCCATAACCGAGCCGGTGGAACGTATCGTCAATACCCTCAAGGTGCTGGAGAGTGGCGATCTTTCAGTGAAGCTGGATCTGCACCGTCGTGACGAATTCAACGCCATCGAGCTCGGCTTCAACAGCATGGTCGGCGAACTCAAGAATCTGGTCGGCAATGCTCAGCGCTCGGCGGTGCAGATGACCACCTCGGTCACCGAAATTGCTGCCACCTCACGTCAGCAGCAGGCCACCGCCACCGAAACGGCTGCGACCACCACCGAGATCGGCGCCACCTCGCGGGAAATCGCCGCCACCTCGCGCGACCTGGTACGCACCATGGGCGAAGTCTCCGACAACGCCGAACAGACCTCGATTCTCGCCGGCACCGGCCAACTGGGCCTGGCGCGCATGGAAGAAATCATGCATCAGGTGATGGGCGCCGCCGACGTGGTCAACGGCAAGCTGTCGATTCTCAACGAGAAGGCCGGCAACATCACCCAGGTGGTGACCACCATCGTCAAGGTGGCGGATCAAACCAACCTGCTGTCGCTCAATGCGGCCATCGAGGCAGAGAAAGCCGGCGAATACGGCAAGGGCTTCGCCGTGGTTGCCGTGGAAGTGCGCCGCCTGGCTGACCAGACTGCCGTGGCCACCTACGACATCGAACAGATGGTGCGTGAGATCCAGTCCGCCGTGTCGGCCGGCGTAATGGGCATGGACAAGTTCTCCGAAGAAGTGCGCCGTGGTATCGGCGAGATGACCCAGATGGGCGATCAGCTCAGCCAGATCATCCAGCAGGTGCAGGCGCTGGCGCCACGCATCCAGATGGTAAACGAAGGTATGCAGGCGCAATCCACCGGGGCCGAGCAGATCAACCAGGCGCTGGTACAGCTCAGCGAGGCAAGCAGCCAGACGGTCGACTCGCTGCGCCAGGCCGGCGCCGCCATCGATGAACTCAACCAGGTGGCCAACAACCTGCGTGTTGGCGTCAGCCGCTTCAAGGTCTGA
- a CDS encoding chemotaxis protein CheW → MTDSVDLIQQTHAAVDDCWNRIGVFGDKSCPQLERHIHCRNCEVYGAAAIALLDRYGSTLELDESQYGQDEAPQEAGEQRSLLIFRLGEQWLAIASRRLAEVMPVSPIHVLPHRKTRGLLGVTNVRGTLVACLSLGELLGLEAQELRRANQRVIPRMLILQSESGPLVAPVDEVSGIQRIALEKISTSKGEDSRTISRFAAGVLQWQGQSITLLDDEQLLQHMIGSLA, encoded by the coding sequence ATGACTGATAGCGTTGACCTGATACAGCAGACGCACGCAGCGGTAGACGATTGCTGGAATCGTATCGGCGTGTTCGGCGACAAGAGCTGCCCGCAGCTCGAGCGCCATATCCACTGCCGCAACTGCGAGGTCTACGGTGCCGCGGCAATCGCCCTGCTCGACCGCTACGGCAGTACCCTGGAGCTGGATGAGAGCCAGTACGGCCAGGACGAAGCGCCCCAGGAAGCCGGTGAACAACGCTCGCTACTGATCTTCCGTCTCGGCGAACAATGGCTGGCCATCGCCAGCCGCAGGCTGGCCGAAGTGATGCCGGTTTCACCGATCCACGTCCTGCCTCATCGCAAGACTCGCGGTCTTCTCGGTGTGACCAACGTGCGCGGCACGCTGGTCGCCTGCCTGTCGCTAGGCGAATTGTTGGGCCTGGAGGCACAGGAACTGCGCCGCGCTAATCAGCGGGTCATTCCGCGCATGCTCATCCTGCAGAGCGAGAGCGGCCCACTGGTCGCACCGGTAGACGAAGTCAGCGGTATTCAACGCATCGCGCTGGAGAAGATCAGCACCAGCAAGGGCGAAGACAGCCGCACCATCAGCCGTTTCGCCGCTGGCGTTCTGCAATGGCAGGGCCAGAGCATCACCCTGCTGGACGATGAACAATTGCTGCAACACATGATCGGGAGCCTCGCGTGA
- the ppa gene encoding inorganic diphosphatase gives MSYSKIPAGKDLPNDIYVAIEIPANHAPIKYEIDHDTDCLMVDRFMATPMFYPANYGFIPHTLADDGDPLDVLVVTPYPVAPGSVIRARPVGVLHMSDEAGGDAKLVAVPHDKLTVLYKDVQEYTDLPALLIEQIKHFFENYKDLEKGKWVKVEGWGGAEEARGLIIKAVEAYQK, from the coding sequence ATGAGCTACAGCAAGATCCCGGCTGGCAAAGACCTGCCGAACGACATCTACGTTGCCATCGAAATCCCGGCCAATCACGCGCCGATCAAATACGAGATCGACCACGATACCGATTGCCTGATGGTCGATCGCTTCATGGCCACTCCGATGTTCTACCCGGCCAACTACGGTTTCATCCCGCACACCCTGGCCGACGACGGTGACCCCCTCGACGTGCTGGTCGTGACCCCATATCCGGTCGCTCCGGGTTCGGTGATCCGCGCTCGTCCGGTCGGTGTCCTGCACATGAGCGACGAAGCGGGCGGCGACGCCAAGCTGGTTGCGGTTCCTCACGACAAACTGACCGTTCTGTACAAGGACGTTCAGGAATACACCGACCTTCCCGCTCTGCTGATCGAGCAGATCAAGCACTTCTTCGAGAACTACAAGGATCTGGAGAAGGGTAAATGGGTCAAGGTAGAAGGCTGGGGCGGCGCTGAAGAAGCCCGCGGCCTGATCATCAAGGCAGTCGAGGCTTATCAGAAGTAA
- a CDS encoding chemotaxis protein CheW produces the protein MQASSKAAAGELHLQFQLGEDRYALPAREVVEVLPLRRLKQMPEAPEWVAGLFEHRGRMTPVIDLCHRVLGRKAHSRSSTRLVLVRFDPSQGEHSPVLGLLLEQATDTLRLAPDAFRASGLEAGLPDYLGPVQRDSQGMIQRIEVSNLLDDAMRALLFQPMAQG, from the coding sequence ATGCAGGCCTCCAGCAAAGCGGCAGCAGGTGAACTGCACCTGCAGTTTCAACTCGGCGAGGACCGCTACGCCCTCCCCGCTCGCGAGGTCGTCGAGGTGCTACCGCTGCGCCGCCTGAAGCAGATGCCTGAGGCTCCTGAGTGGGTCGCAGGGCTGTTCGAACACCGTGGCCGCATGACCCCAGTGATCGACCTGTGCCACCGCGTGCTCGGCCGCAAAGCCCACTCGCGCAGCAGCACACGGCTGGTGCTGGTGCGCTTCGACCCCAGCCAGGGCGAGCACTCTCCGGTACTCGGCCTGCTGCTGGAGCAGGCCACCGATACCCTGCGCCTGGCACCCGACGCCTTCAGGGCCAGCGGTCTGGAGGCCGGCCTGCCGGATTATCTGGGCCCGGTTCAGCGCGACAGCCAGGGCATGATTCAGCGCATCGAGGTCAGCAACCTGCTCGACGACGCCATGCGCGCCCTGCTGTTCCAACCCATGGCGCAGGGCTGA
- a CDS encoding GNAT family N-acetyltransferase, which yields MRIVQATLEHLDLLTPLFVKYREFYNELPYPESSRKFLEKRLRRKESVIYLALPDDEDKLLGFCQLYPSYSSLSLKRVWILNDIYVAEDARRQLVADRLLHTAKQMAKETNAVRMRVATSRDNEVAQKVYESIGFREDEQFKNYVLPISED from the coding sequence ATGCGCATCGTCCAAGCCACCCTGGAGCACCTGGACCTGTTGACCCCGCTGTTCGTCAAATACCGCGAGTTCTACAACGAACTGCCTTACCCCGAATCCTCGCGCAAGTTTCTCGAGAAGCGTCTGCGCCGCAAGGAGTCGGTGATCTACCTGGCCCTGCCCGACGATGAAGACAAGCTGCTGGGGTTCTGCCAGCTCTATCCCAGCTATTCCTCGCTGTCACTCAAGCGCGTGTGGATCCTCAACGACATCTATGTCGCCGAGGATGCCCGCCGCCAGTTGGTAGCCGACCGCCTGCTGCACACCGCCAAGCAGATGGCCAAGGAGACCAACGCCGTACGCATGCGCGTGGCTACCAGCCGCGACAACGAAGTGGCGCAGAAGGTGTACGAGTCCATTGGTTTTCGCGAGGACGAACAGTTCAAGAACTATGTCCTGCCGATCAGCGAAGACTGA
- a CDS encoding zinc-dependent peptidase gives MWSLKAWRRRRTLERNPVAPEQWAEVRRRLPIVDGLDDIELQHLRERAVLFLHDKHLTTLPGLELGPVERLLLAVQAQLPLLHLGDLDWYQGFHEIVLYPDDFLSPQRHRDASGIEHEWDDARSGEAWQQGPVILAWPGVEASGGWEGYNLVIHELAHKLDMLEGGANGLPPLHRDMRVQDWATAMQSAYDQLNSELDANPDAETAIDPYAAEDPAEFFAVTSEYFFTAPDLLTEAFPEVYSQLALFYRQDTLARLKRLQAEHPDYRTVENATNG, from the coding sequence ATGTGGTCACTCAAGGCCTGGCGCCGACGTCGCACCCTCGAACGCAACCCGGTCGCCCCCGAGCAGTGGGCCGAGGTTCGCAGGCGCTTGCCCATTGTCGATGGTCTCGATGACATCGAGTTGCAGCACCTGCGTGAACGCGCCGTGCTGTTCCTGCATGACAAACACCTCACCACCCTGCCCGGCCTTGAACTCGGCCCAGTCGAGCGCCTGCTGCTGGCGGTTCAGGCGCAACTGCCGTTATTGCACCTGGGCGACCTGGACTGGTACCAGGGCTTTCACGAGATCGTCCTTTATCCGGACGATTTCCTCAGCCCACAGCGCCATCGCGACGCCAGCGGCATCGAACACGAGTGGGACGACGCCCGCAGTGGCGAGGCCTGGCAGCAAGGGCCAGTTATCCTCGCCTGGCCGGGTGTCGAGGCCAGTGGCGGCTGGGAAGGCTACAACCTGGTGATCCACGAACTGGCGCACAAGCTGGATATGCTCGAAGGCGGTGCCAATGGCCTGCCGCCCTTGCACCGCGATATGCGCGTACAGGACTGGGCGACAGCCATGCAAAGCGCTTATGACCAGCTCAATAGCGAACTGGATGCCAACCCCGACGCCGAAACCGCTATCGACCCTTATGCGGCCGAAGACCCGGCAGAGTTCTTCGCCGTAACCAGCGAATACTTCTTCACCGCCCCGGATCTGCTGACAGAAGCTTTCCCCGAGGTCTACAGCCAATTGGCGCTGTTCTACCGCCAGGACACCCTGGCGCGGCTAAAGCGTTTGCAAGCGGAACACCCAGACTACAGGACGGTCGAAAACGCGACCAATGGCTGA
- a CDS encoding CheR family methyltransferase yields the protein MIEHIERLLKSRIGLDAESVGRSVIERAVRQRMAATGLHELESYWTTLGGSPREQQALVEAVVVPETWFFRYPESFNALASLALERQAQLHGARPLRLISLPCSSGEEPYSIAMALLDAGFASGQFQIDALDVSDKVLEQARKGLYGRNSFRGDALEFRDRFFHEQAGSFLLDERVRDCVRLRTGNLLDGNLFAGETPYDFIFCRNLLIYFDRPTQVRVLELLKRQLQAEGTLFIGPAEASLASQNGLLALGRQQTFAFRLAPSMPAKPAAMRAPANRPRPSIMPVSRPPLTSRARPTPRNVQSEAPRPQTQNEDTWAEVASLANAGRSAQARQLSEQHLQTHGPSAAAYYWLGLLSDVDGHSAQACGYYRKAIYLEPQHREALTHLAAHLEAQGDPAGAQRLYRRAQTPGVGDDD from the coding sequence ATGATCGAGCATATCGAGCGCCTGCTGAAAAGCCGCATCGGTCTGGATGCCGAATCGGTCGGGCGCAGCGTGATCGAACGCGCGGTGCGCCAACGCATGGCTGCCACAGGCCTGCATGAACTGGAAAGCTACTGGACGACGCTGGGCGGCTCGCCACGCGAACAACAGGCCCTGGTCGAGGCCGTGGTCGTGCCGGAAACCTGGTTCTTTCGTTACCCGGAGTCCTTCAATGCCCTGGCCAGCCTGGCTCTGGAACGCCAGGCGCAGCTACATGGCGCACGCCCTCTGCGCCTGATCAGCCTGCCCTGCTCCAGCGGCGAAGAACCCTATTCCATCGCCATGGCCCTGCTCGATGCGGGTTTCGCTTCTGGCCAGTTCCAGATCGATGCGCTCGACGTCAGCGACAAGGTGCTGGAGCAAGCACGCAAGGGACTTTATGGACGCAACTCGTTCCGAGGCGATGCACTGGAGTTTCGCGACCGTTTCTTCCATGAACAGGCCGGCAGCTTCCTGCTCGACGAACGCGTGCGCGACTGCGTACGCCTGCGCACCGGCAACCTGCTCGATGGCAATCTGTTCGCAGGCGAAACGCCTTATGACTTCATCTTCTGCCGTAACCTGCTGATCTACTTCGACCGCCCAACCCAGGTGCGCGTGCTGGAGCTGCTCAAGCGCCAGTTGCAGGCAGAAGGCACCCTGTTCATCGGCCCGGCCGAAGCCAGTCTGGCCAGCCAGAACGGCTTGCTGGCGCTGGGTCGCCAGCAGACCTTCGCTTTTCGCCTGGCACCGAGCATGCCCGCCAAGCCTGCCGCGATGCGTGCCCCGGCAAACCGCCCGCGGCCATCGATCATGCCGGTGTCGCGGCCGCCCCTAACCAGCCGAGCACGCCCTACGCCCAGGAACGTGCAGAGCGAGGCGCCAAGACCGCAGACACAGAATGAAGACACCTGGGCGGAGGTCGCCAGCCTGGCCAATGCCGGGCGCAGTGCGCAGGCCCGCCAACTCAGTGAGCAGCACCTGCAGACCCACGGCCCCAGCGCCGCCGCCTACTATTGGCTGGGCCTGCTCAGCGATGTCGACGGGCATAGCGCACAGGCCTGCGGCTACTATCGCAAGGCGATCTATCTTGAACCGCAGCATCGCGAAGCGCTGACCCACCTGGCCGCCCACCTGGAAGCACAGGGTGACCCCGCTGGAGCCCAGCGCCTGTACCGCCGAGCGCAGACTCCGGGAGTAGGTGACGATGACTGA